The following is a genomic window from Streptomyces sp. NBC_01381.
GTGGGGAGAAGGGACGCCACGGTACCGCGTCGCCGCTTCTCGCGGGGAGACCCGGGGGAGCTGTGGCGCGCACATCGCGGTGGACGGACAACCGAAGTTGACGGTCATCTCGACCGTACCTATGACAGTGACGGCTCGCGACCGCAAGCCGAGCAGCGTGAAAGGGCATGGTGAGTCCCGGTGAAGGGAACCGTCGGCGAGTTGGGGGAGTTCGGGCTCATCAGGGAACTCACCTCACGGCTCACCTCCACCCCGGCCGTCCGGCTCGGTCCGGGCGATGACGCCGCCGTCGTGTCCGCCCCCGACCGCAGGGTCGTGGCGAGCACCGACATCCTCCTCGAAGGGCGGCACTTCCGCCGCGACTGGTCCACCGCGTACGACGTGGGCCGTAAGGCCGCCGCGCAGAATTTGGCCGACATTGCCGCCATGGGCGCCGTGCCGACCGCGCTGCTCCTTGGTCTTGTCGTCCCCGCCGAACTGCCCGCCAGCTGGCCCACCGAGCTGATGGACGGCCTGCGGGACGAGTGCCAGGTCGCGGGTGCGGCCGTCGTGGGCGGCGATGTCGTACGCGGCGACACGATCACCGTGGCGATCACGGCGCTCGGCGATCTGCGCAACCACGAACCGGTCACGCGCGCGGGCGCCAAGACCGGCGATGTCGTCGCCGTCACGGGATGGTTGGGCTGGTCCGCCGCCGGGCACGCGGTGCTCTCGCGCGGCTTCCGCTCGCCCCGCGCCTTCGTGGAGGCTCACCGCAGGCCCGAGCCGCCGTACCACGCGGGCCCCGCTGCCGCCGGGCTCGGCGCGACCTCCATGACGGACGTGAGCGACGGACTCATCGCGGACCTCGGGCACATCGCCGAGGCGAGCAAGGTGCGCATCGACATCCGCTCCGGGGACGTCGACGTGCCCTCGCAGATGAACGACATCGGGCAGGCCGTCGGCGTCGACCCGCTGCAGTGGGTGCTCAACGGCGGCGAGGACCACGCGATCGTGGCGACGTTCCCCGCGGACGTGAAGCTGCCCGCACGCTGGAAGGTCATCGGTGAGGTCCTCAACCCCTCGGCGCTGCCCCAGGTGACGGTGGACGGCGCGCCCTGGACCAGCAAGGGCTGGGACCACTTCGGCGACAACCTCGAGGACTGAGCATGACGGCGTTCTCACGGCCCCCTCGCGTGCTGACCGTCGCCGGCTCCGACTCCGGCGGCGGCGCGGGCATCCAGGCCGACCTGAAGACGATGCTGGCGCTCGGCACCCACGGCATGAGCGTCGTCACCGCCGTCACCGCGCAGAACTCCCTGGGCGTCCAGGGTTTTTGGGAGCTGCCGGGGGAGGCGGTGCGGGCCCAGTACCGCAGCGTCGTCGATGACATCGGCGTACAGGCGGTGAAGACCGGCATGCTCGCATCGGCCGAACTGGTCGAGACGGTGGCCGAGTTGCTCGCGGGTACGGACGCCCCCGCGGTCGTCGACCCGGTCGGCGTCTCCAAGCACGGCGACTCGCTGCTCGCCGCGTCCGCGCTCGATTCGGTCCGTACGAAACTGCTGCCGGTCGCCACGGTCGCGACCCCGAACCTCGACGAGGTCGCCCAACTGACGGGCATTCACGTCGAGTCGGAGGACGGGATGCGCCGGGCGGCGGCGGCGCTCCTCACGTACGGCCCGAAGTGGGCGCTCATCAAGGGCGGCCATCTGCCGGGCGACGCGGTCGACCTGCTCACCGACGGTTCCGAGGAGCACTGGCTGCGCGCGCCGCGGCACGACAACCGCCACACGCACGGCACCGGCTGCACCCTCGCCAGCGCGATCGCCGCGCACCTGGCGAAGGGGCTGCCCGTGCCGGAGGCGGTGGCCGCCGCGAAGGAGTACGTCACTGGGGCGATCGCGGCCGGGTTCGCGCTCGGGGGCGGGATCGGGCCTGTGGATCATGGGTGGCGGTTCAGGGAGCAGTAGTAAGAAGCGCGCGGGTATACGAAAGAGCCGGTCCCCCGAGGGAGACCGGCTCTTTCAGCAACCAGCTAGGTGGCCGCGCTTACTTGCGTCAGCGCGAGACCTTGCCGGCCTTGATGCACGAGGTGCAGGCGTTGAGCCGCTTCGGCGTCCCGCTGACCACGGCACGAACGCGCTGGATGTTCGGGTTCCAGCGACGGGACGTGCGGCGGTGAGAGTGCGAGATGTTGTTGCCGAAGCCCGGCCCCTTGCCGCAGACGTCGCAGTTGGCAGCCACGGGTCACTCCAAAGACTTCAGATGCACTTACGGTTAAACCCGGCATGCCGGGATCAGTGCAATGATCGTGGGTGGCGTTGCCAGGAGGAATGGCCCGATGGGTATCGGGCAACCGGAGCAGCATACAACGACTGCTTCGGTAGAACGAAACTACCATGTCTCGCCCGGGCTCCGTCTCGGGCCCACCCCTGGCCCGCCCGCCGTCCGGGTCTACGCTGCGTCCATTCCGGATGCCTTAGAGGAGGCCAGCAGGTGCCGCAGAACGTCGACGCCGTCGCGGTGCGCGCCTGGTGCCGCCTCGCTCTGGACGCCCTGGGAGGGGCCCGCGAGGAGATCGACGCGATCAACGTCTACCCGGTCGCGGACGGGGACACCGGAACGAACCTCTATCTGACCGTGGAATCGGCGTCCCGCGCGGTCGACGCGGTGTTCACCGGCCTGGAGCCCGCCCGCCCCTCGCTGGCCGAGGCCATGCGGGCGATGGCGCACGGCGCCCTGATCGGGGCCCGCGGCAACTCGGGCACGATCCTTTCGCAGCTGCTGCGGGGGATGGCGCAGGTGCTGGGCGCCGGGACGGGGGACCGCAGTGACCCGGATCACGCGGACGGGCCGACGCTGGCGGTCGCGCTGCGGCGGGCCGCCGAATCCGCCTACCAGGCGGTCGCGCACCCCGTCGAGGGCACCGTCCTCACGGTGGCCACCGCGGCGGCGGACGCGGCAGCCGGCACGGGCGGGGACTGCGGGGCGGTGGCGCGGGCCGCGTACGACGGTGCCTGCCGGGCGCTGGAGGCGACGACCGGGCAGCTCGCGGTGCTTGACAGGGCCGGAGTGGTGGATGCCGGAGGGCGCGGGCTCGTGGCGGTCCTCGGGGCACTGGTCGGGGCCCTCTCCGGGGAGACGGTGCTCCTGAAGGCGGCCGCTAGCGGGCACGCGCGCGTGGAGCCCGTCGAGTGCGCGGACACGGCGGCCGACGAGGCGGGCCCCGCCTTCGAGGTGATCTACCTCCTGGAGGCGGACGACGCGGCCGTCGGGCGCCTGCGGACGCGGCTTGACGGACTCGGCGACTCGCTCGTCGTCGTCGGCGGCGACGGCCTGTGGAACGTCCACGTCCATGTGGACGACGCGGGGGCCGCGGTCGAGGCGGGCGTCGAGGCGGGGCGGCCCCACCGCATCCGCATCACCCACTTCGGAGCGGGCGACGCGCACACCGCCGGTGCCGCGCAGCCGCCCGGGGAGCAGGAACGTACGCAGCGCGCGGTCGTCGCCGTCGTACCGGGCGAGGGGCTCGCCGGTCTCTACACGGAGGCCGGGGCGACCACGGTGCTCACGCGTCCCGGGGAGCCGCCCGCCAGCGGGGAGCTCGTGGAGGCGATCCGGCGGGCGCACGCGCGCGAGGTGGTGCTCCTGCCGAACGACGCCGAGCTGCGTCACACCGCGGCGGCCGCCGCCGAGCAGGCCCGCACGGAGGGCGTACGGGTCGCGCTGATCCCCACCCGCTCCGCGGTCCAGGGCATCGCGGCCCTGGCCGTGCACGAACCGGACCGCCGCTTCGACGAGGACGTCGTCGCCATGACGTCGGCGGCCGGCGCGACGCGGTACGGCGAACTGGCCGTCGCCGAGCGTCAGTCGTGGACCATGGCGGGCATCTGCCAGGCCGGGGACGTCCTCGGCCTGATCGACGGCGATGTCGCGGTGATCGGCGACGAGACGACCGACACCGCGCGGACCGTCCTGGACCGGATGCTGGCCGCGGGCGGCGAGATGGTCACGCTGGTGCTCGGCGAGAGCGTGCCCGACAGCCTCGCCGACGAGCTGGAGAAGCATGTGCGCGAGGTCCATCTCGCCGTCGACACGGTGGTCTACCGCGGCGGACGCCAGTCGGCGCTGCTCCTCATCGGCGTCGAGTAGCCGGCGTGTGGCGCCATCGGCCTGCGGCGGATTCGGGGGACGTACGCCGGATTGTCAGTGGCGTGGTGTGCAATGGATCTCGTGCCCGCGCTCGATGAACCCCTGAAGAAAGTGGTCGGTCCTCCCACCGCGAAGGTGATGGCCGAGCACCTCGACCTGCACACCGTCGGCGACCTGCTGCACCACTACCCGCGCAGGTACGCGGAGCGGGGTGAGCTGACCCGCCTCGCCGAACTGCCGTTGGACGAGCACGTCACGGTGGTCGCCCAGGTCGCGACCGCCCGCGTCCTGAGGTTCAACGGGGGCAGCGGGCAGCGACTCGAAGTGACGATCACCGACGGCAGCGGCCAGCTCCAGCTGGTCTTCTTCGGCCGGGGCATCCACAAGCCGCACAAGGACCTGCTGCCGGGCACGCGCGCGATGTTCGCGGGCAAGGTGTCCCTCTTCAACCGCAAGATGCAGCTCGCCCATCCCGCGTACGAACTGCTGCGGGGCGACCCAGACGACGCAGCTGACGCGGCCGACGCGGTCGGCTCCTGGGCGGGCGCGCTCATCCCGATCTATCCCGCCACCGCCAAGCTGGAGTCCTGGAAGATCGCCAAGTCGGTGGACGCGGTGCTGCCCAGCGCCCAGGAGGCCGCCGATCCGCTGCCGCCCGCCCTCCGGGACGGCCGGGGGCTCATCCCGCTCCCCGAAGCGCTCCTGAAGATCCACCGGCCGCACTCGAAGGCGGACATCGCCTCCGCCCGCGACCGCCTGAAGTGGGACGAGGCCTTCGTCCTCCAGGTGGCCCTGGCAAGGCGGCGGTACGCGGACGCGCAACTGCCCGCGATCGCCCGCAGACCGAGCGAGGGCGGCCTGCTCGACGCCTTCGACGCCAAGCTGCCCTTCACGCTCACCGAAGGCCAGGAGAAGGTCTCCAAGGAGATCTTCGACGACCTGGCGACCGAGCACCCGATGCACCGCCTCCTCCAGGGAGAGGTGGGGTCCGGCAAGACGATGGTCGCCCTGCGCGCCATGCTCGCCGTCGTCGACGCGGGCGGACAGGCCGTGATGCTCGCGCCCACCGAAGTCCTCGCCCAGCAGCACCACCGCTCGATCGTCGAGACGATGGGCGAGCTGGCCGAGGGCGGCATGCTGGGCGGCTCCGAGCAGGCCACCAAGGTCACGCTGCTCACCGGCTCCATGGGCGCCGCCGCACGCCGGCAGGCGCTGCTCGACCTGGTCACCGGAGAGGCCGGGATCGTCATCGGCACGCACGCGCTGATCGAGGACAAGGTCCAGTTCCACGACCTGGGCCTGGTCGTCGTCGACGAACAGCACCGCTTCGGGGTCGAGCAGCGCGACGCCCTGCGCGGCAAGGGCAAGCAGCCCCCGCACCTCCTGGTCATGACGGCCACGCCCATTCCGCGCACGGTCGCGATGACGGTCTTCGGCGATCTGGAGACCTCGGTCCTCGACCAGCTCCCCGCGGGCCGCTCGCCGATCGCCAGCCATGTCGTCCCCGCCCAGGACAAGCCCCACTTCCTCGCCCGCGCGTGGGAGCGCGTGCGCGAGGAGGTGGAGAACGGCCATCAGGCGTACGTGGTCTGCCCCCGGATCGGCGACGAGGAGGACGACCCCAAGAAGGGCGCCAAGAAGGGCGCCAAGAAGGAGTCCCCGGAGGACGAGGGGGAGAAGCGGCCCCCGCTCGCCGTCATCGAGGTCGCCGAGCAGCTCGCCCAGGGACCCCTCCAAGGCCTCAAGGTCGAGATCCTGCACGGCAGGATGCAGCCTGACGACAAGGACGCGGTGATGCGCCGCTTCGCCGCGGGCGAGACCCAGGTCCTGGTCGCCACGACGGTCATCGAGGTCGGCGTGAACGTCCCGAACGCCACCGCGATGGTGATCATGGACGCCGACCGCTTCGGCGTATCCCAGCTGCACCAGCTGCGCGGCCGCGTCGGCCGAGGCTCGGCCCCGGGCCTGTGCCTCCTGGTCACCGACATGCCCGAGGCGAGCCCCGCCCGCGCCCGCCTGGGCGCCGTCGCCTCGACACTCGACGGCTTCGAGCTCTCCCGCATCGACCTGGAGCAGCGCCGCGAGGGCGATGTCCTCGGCCAGGCGCAGTCCGGTGTCCGCTCCAGCCTGCGCATGCTCGCCGTCATCGAGGACGAGGAGATCATCGCCGAGGCCCGCGAGGAGGCCGTCTCGGTCGTCTCCAAGGACCCGGACCTGGAGCACCTGCCCGCGCTGCGCACCGCCCTCGACGCCCTGCTCGACGCCGAGCGCGAGCAGTACCTCGACAAGGGCTGAGCGGCGGCCATGGGGCGTCGGCTGAGACACTGGGACGGCACCATCCCGTACGTACACCGACAAGGACTCAGATGACCCGCGTGATCGCCGGTACGGCCGGCGGACGCCGCCTCGCCGTCCCGCCAGGAAACGGCACGCGG
Proteins encoded in this region:
- the thiD gene encoding bifunctional hydroxymethylpyrimidine kinase/phosphomethylpyrimidine kinase, producing the protein MTAFSRPPRVLTVAGSDSGGGAGIQADLKTMLALGTHGMSVVTAVTAQNSLGVQGFWELPGEAVRAQYRSVVDDIGVQAVKTGMLASAELVETVAELLAGTDAPAVVDPVGVSKHGDSLLAASALDSVRTKLLPVATVATPNLDEVAQLTGIHVESEDGMRRAAAALLTYGPKWALIKGGHLPGDAVDLLTDGSEEHWLRAPRHDNRHTHGTGCTLASAIAAHLAKGLPVPEAVAAAKEYVTGAIAAGFALGGGIGPVDHGWRFREQ
- the rpmB gene encoding 50S ribosomal protein L28, which translates into the protein MAANCDVCGKGPGFGNNISHSHRRTSRRWNPNIQRVRAVVSGTPKRLNACTSCIKAGKVSR
- a CDS encoding thiamine-phosphate kinase, whose amino-acid sequence is MKGTVGELGEFGLIRELTSRLTSTPAVRLGPGDDAAVVSAPDRRVVASTDILLEGRHFRRDWSTAYDVGRKAAAQNLADIAAMGAVPTALLLGLVVPAELPASWPTELMDGLRDECQVAGAAVVGGDVVRGDTITVAITALGDLRNHEPVTRAGAKTGDVVAVTGWLGWSAAGHAVLSRGFRSPRAFVEAHRRPEPPYHAGPAAAGLGATSMTDVSDGLIADLGHIAEASKVRIDIRSGDVDVPSQMNDIGQAVGVDPLQWVLNGGEDHAIVATFPADVKLPARWKVIGEVLNPSALPQVTVDGAPWTSKGWDHFGDNLED
- a CDS encoding DAK2 domain-containing protein; translation: MPQNVDAVAVRAWCRLALDALGGAREEIDAINVYPVADGDTGTNLYLTVESASRAVDAVFTGLEPARPSLAEAMRAMAHGALIGARGNSGTILSQLLRGMAQVLGAGTGDRSDPDHADGPTLAVALRRAAESAYQAVAHPVEGTVLTVATAAADAAAGTGGDCGAVARAAYDGACRALEATTGQLAVLDRAGVVDAGGRGLVAVLGALVGALSGETVLLKAAASGHARVEPVECADTAADEAGPAFEVIYLLEADDAAVGRLRTRLDGLGDSLVVVGGDGLWNVHVHVDDAGAAVEAGVEAGRPHRIRITHFGAGDAHTAGAAQPPGEQERTQRAVVAVVPGEGLAGLYTEAGATTVLTRPGEPPASGELVEAIRRAHAREVVLLPNDAELRHTAAAAAEQARTEGVRVALIPTRSAVQGIAALAVHEPDRRFDEDVVAMTSAAGATRYGELAVAERQSWTMAGICQAGDVLGLIDGDVAVIGDETTDTARTVLDRMLAAGGEMVTLVLGESVPDSLADELEKHVREVHLAVDTVVYRGGRQSALLLIGVE
- the recG gene encoding ATP-dependent DNA helicase RecG; the protein is MDLVPALDEPLKKVVGPPTAKVMAEHLDLHTVGDLLHHYPRRYAERGELTRLAELPLDEHVTVVAQVATARVLRFNGGSGQRLEVTITDGSGQLQLVFFGRGIHKPHKDLLPGTRAMFAGKVSLFNRKMQLAHPAYELLRGDPDDAADAADAVGSWAGALIPIYPATAKLESWKIAKSVDAVLPSAQEAADPLPPALRDGRGLIPLPEALLKIHRPHSKADIASARDRLKWDEAFVLQVALARRRYADAQLPAIARRPSEGGLLDAFDAKLPFTLTEGQEKVSKEIFDDLATEHPMHRLLQGEVGSGKTMVALRAMLAVVDAGGQAVMLAPTEVLAQQHHRSIVETMGELAEGGMLGGSEQATKVTLLTGSMGAAARRQALLDLVTGEAGIVIGTHALIEDKVQFHDLGLVVVDEQHRFGVEQRDALRGKGKQPPHLLVMTATPIPRTVAMTVFGDLETSVLDQLPAGRSPIASHVVPAQDKPHFLARAWERVREEVENGHQAYVVCPRIGDEEDDPKKGAKKGAKKESPEDEGEKRPPLAVIEVAEQLAQGPLQGLKVEILHGRMQPDDKDAVMRRFAAGETQVLVATTVIEVGVNVPNATAMVIMDADRFGVSQLHQLRGRVGRGSAPGLCLLVTDMPEASPARARLGAVASTLDGFELSRIDLEQRREGDVLGQAQSGVRSSLRMLAVIEDEEIIAEAREEAVSVVSKDPDLEHLPALRTALDALLDAEREQYLDKG